The Verrucomicrobium spinosum DSM 4136 = JCM 18804 genome includes a region encoding these proteins:
- a CDS encoding hemolysin family protein, with protein sequence MSVILFEIAIIFVLVVANGVFAMAEIALVSSKRNRLRSLAEAGHARAGVALELAENPSRFLATVQIGITLVGILTGVYGGATLSEHLVVVLREVPGLQHYAQPVSFVLVVVAITYLSLVVGELIPKRLGLNHPEGYAVMLARPMRRLSRITGPAVDFLSASTDGMLRLFGIKITEEQTISDEEVKSLMREGMRAGVFVPTESSMVENVLELDHLQARELMTPRAKIIWVNADEPHDLLWHKIVVSGHSYFPVYEGRRDHVVGVVSVKAIYANLAAGVPVRVRDVMTPMLMTPDTTPASKLLDTFKTSGKHLALVVDEFGSVIGLVTVHDIMEAIVGDFPSQDVRLKPRALRRDDGSWLIDAMMDCETFEESVQGFTLPPAAERDYQTFAGYLMRRMGGVPQEADWFEEQGYRVEVIDMDGHRVDKVLLMPVRGEGGGS encoded by the coding sequence ATGAGTGTAATCCTGTTTGAAATCGCGATCATCTTTGTCCTGGTGGTTGCCAACGGAGTGTTTGCCATGGCGGAGATCGCCCTGGTCTCCTCCAAGCGGAATCGTCTGCGCTCGCTGGCAGAGGCTGGCCACGCCCGTGCCGGGGTGGCCCTGGAGCTGGCGGAGAATCCGAGCCGGTTCCTGGCCACGGTGCAGATTGGCATCACGCTGGTGGGGATCCTGACCGGGGTCTATGGAGGGGCCACGTTGTCAGAGCATCTTGTGGTGGTGTTGAGAGAGGTTCCAGGGTTGCAGCACTATGCGCAGCCGGTCAGCTTTGTGCTGGTGGTGGTGGCCATCACCTACCTTTCGCTCGTGGTGGGGGAGCTTATTCCCAAGCGGCTGGGGCTGAACCATCCCGAGGGGTATGCGGTGATGCTGGCGCGGCCAATGAGGCGGCTGTCCCGTATTACGGGACCAGCGGTGGATTTCCTGAGCGCTTCTACGGACGGTATGCTGCGTCTCTTTGGCATCAAGATCACGGAGGAGCAGACCATCTCTGATGAGGAGGTGAAGTCCCTCATGCGGGAGGGGATGCGGGCGGGGGTCTTCGTGCCCACGGAGTCCAGCATGGTGGAGAACGTTCTCGAACTCGACCACCTGCAGGCGCGGGAACTGATGACGCCGCGCGCGAAGATCATCTGGGTAAATGCGGATGAGCCCCATGATCTGCTCTGGCACAAGATTGTGGTGAGCGGGCACTCGTACTTCCCAGTGTATGAAGGGCGGCGGGATCATGTGGTGGGAGTGGTGTCCGTGAAGGCTATTTATGCGAACCTGGCGGCCGGCGTGCCGGTGCGGGTGCGGGATGTCATGACGCCCATGCTGATGACGCCGGACACCACGCCGGCGTCCAAGCTGCTGGACACCTTCAAGACGTCCGGCAAGCACCTCGCGCTGGTGGTGGATGAGTTCGGCAGCGTCATCGGGCTGGTCACGGTGCATGACATCATGGAGGCCATTGTGGGCGATTTCCCCTCCCAGGACGTACGGCTTAAGCCTCGCGCCCTGCGCCGGGACGATGGCTCCTGGCTCATCGATGCGATGATGGACTGTGAGACGTTCGAGGAAAGTGTACAGGGCTTCACCCTGCCTCCGGCGGCGGAGCGTGACTATCAGACCTTTGCAGGGTACCTCATGCGCCGCATGGGTGGCGTGCCCCAGGAGGCGGACTGGTTCGAGGAACAGGGCTACCGTGTGGAGGTCATCGACATGGACGGCCACCGGGTGGACAAGGTGCTCTTGATGCCGGTGAGGGGCGAGGGAGGGGGAAGTTGA
- a CDS encoding reverse transcriptase domain-containing protein codes for MVPPCGSISVGHFAKDSQKRLLAVKEHLQEGSYVPSAVKRVWIPKAGGDGKRPLGIPTVRDRVVQTALKMVIEPIFEHEFAPHSYGFRPGRGCKDALRRVDGLLKGGLVHVVDVDIKGYFDSIPHGRLLALVKERICDGKVLGLVESMLKQGVMEQMGEVEGTEGDAGTPQGGVISPLLANIYLNPLDWLMSQKGLEMVRYADDMVILCESATKVQEAYEILREWCHRA; via the coding sequence GTGGTCCCGCCTTGCGGGAGCATCAGTGTGGGACACTTCGCCAAAGACAGCCAGAAGCGGCTGCTCGCCGTGAAGGAGCACCTCCAAGAAGGTTCCTACGTTCCCAGTGCTGTTAAACGGGTGTGGATCCCCAAAGCTGGAGGCGATGGCAAGCGGCCGCTGGGCATTCCCACGGTGCGCGACCGCGTGGTGCAGACAGCGCTCAAGATGGTGATTGAACCAATCTTTGAGCATGAGTTTGCGCCGCACAGTTATGGGTTCCGACCTGGACGTGGTTGTAAAGACGCGTTGCGTCGCGTGGATGGACTGCTCAAGGGCGGTTTGGTCCATGTGGTGGACGTGGACATTAAAGGGTACTTCGACAGCATCCCGCACGGGCGGCTGCTGGCGCTGGTCAAGGAGCGCATCTGCGATGGGAAGGTGCTTGGCCTGGTGGAGTCGATGCTCAAGCAGGGAGTGATGGAACAGATGGGAGAGGTGGAAGGGACCGAGGGGGATGCAGGCACGCCGCAAGGCGGGGTCATCAGTCCGCTTCTGGCCAACATCTACCTCAACCCGCTGGACTGGCTCATGAGTCAGAAAGGGCTGGAAATGGTGCGATACGCTGATGACATGGTCATCCTGTGTGAGAGCGCCACGAAGGTCCAGGAGGCCTATGAGATCCTGCGTGAGTGGTGTCACCGGGCTTGA
- a CDS encoding group II intron maturase-specific domain-containing protein — protein MTKRANGKSLNAIIARVNPVMRGVYGYFAQAEEASLEALDGWMRGRLRSILRHRCNRPGRARGKDHQRWPNHYFEELGLYSLKRAQEEAYASLRRGANC, from the coding sequence ATGACCAAGCGAGCCAACGGAAAGAGCCTCAACGCCATCATTGCTCGGGTGAACCCTGTGATGAGAGGTGTATACGGTTATTTTGCGCAGGCCGAAGAGGCTTCACTTGAGGCGCTGGATGGCTGGATGAGAGGCCGGTTGCGAAGCATTTTGCGACATAGATGCAATCGACCAGGTCGAGCCCGCGGGAAAGATCACCAGAGATGGCCCAACCACTACTTTGAAGAACTTGGGCTCTACAGCCTGAAGAGAGCCCAAGAAGAAGCTTACGCCAGTCTCCGTAGAGGAGCCAACTGCTGA
- the vccA gene encoding Verru_Chthon cassette protein A: MKTPFSHPDRKRPHPPRGIALIMVLVAVAVVAMLVLAFLAEVRTEHRSASAYSNITEARTLSELPVNMAIGQIRRATEQNGLEKTWASQPGMIRVFGTESDVQNHSVRAKTVALYKLYSDDAMVVTPPNATGTANGMALNTVKSAINTDVGDLATWQTVPGLYVDMNEPAAVMAPGADRVQTVFPISDPRAVFARNGGLPVDGYKVDGNAVPGTVAPTSVDDVSTRLPMPVKWMYVLADGHVLVPTGGNKEDGLTFGGNGAVAPTRQNPIVGRVAFWTDDESTKINVNTATEGSAWDVPRFFNGTTARFARYQPAQNEYSRYPGHPAQTALSPVFQAFGQQLVVSPALSDTQLATVLQRYHQISPRVPWGGSYGGTKMPSVVLVPDKDDRLYTTLDELVFNRNRGMQDPALTQQDMATARFFLTPHSRAPELNLFNQPRVMLWPISAEPTERNAKDKLLAFVGTGGGKPWYFTRLKNFKTVDDAGTGQKIRGDLDLDSSSVTGALARNRQLYENHLVPLTGGTGGGGQARDIPGFGGNFAAKYTVPRRNQILTEMVDFMRWSVNSYSTGLAPTYTYLPPRVGDRRGESSAVPLVPGNDTKGFGRFNTLSEVALVFMATNKNPDTGATTRMQAFLALEPFNPTSGAPGATSNMRYRITGLNTLGVNGRSMAFPAVDTIRCNTAAGYLDSAGATAFSGFASQFKKANLSSTAADQFATATRQMARNNEDNNFPFYSGFVTTGTATEFNFDGGSFTIEILSGFPKPEEAEVIQTLHITFPPATLKVPRLVNEDFNNLTKRTQGDANSFVKTLIQDGDITRSVEIDVNGPTRGDLRILSAMRDVPATWYTPHPRYADKEVERLHFLRQGNQMVYGQFGPGDSASGPLGLSRSDLRAATVNTAGTLVKGVWYGRDSIPAVMRGQDGVSNSLGRPGDFDNGAGRVEDGPYINKADENNVVTNSQAEDGDLGYFSRHGFGVENGLSFSPNRQITSAVAFGSLSSGIYGSQATPSHPHQPWQTLLFCPNPASRSTPAGQEPTELDHEGFKGPRDHLWLDLFWMPVVEPYAISESFATAGKVNMNTQMLPFRHIERHTGLHAVLKPVQLSAISPNSVGGTTPNGYNSAGGTNYKEGAMHRYELYYDVNRAETLKGFTKRFDTGDIFRSASEICEIFLVPQRRSGVTYNTDAAPPPTTYEDMVSWWNGALNAADAFEPTGDNSREAPYNQLYPRLTTRSNTFTVHFRVETLQKARSTRVDRWVEGADLPTSSHRGSATLERYLDPQDPELAELTNSTPSHSQSWDRYYRFRIIERKTFAP, encoded by the coding sequence ATGAAGACCCCCTTCTCACATCCGGATCGCAAACGCCCGCACCCGCCGCGTGGCATTGCCCTCATCATGGTGCTGGTGGCCGTGGCCGTGGTGGCCATGCTCGTGCTCGCCTTCCTGGCGGAGGTGCGCACAGAGCACCGCTCCGCCTCCGCCTACTCGAACATCACGGAGGCGCGCACCCTCTCTGAGCTGCCGGTGAACATGGCCATCGGCCAGATCCGCCGCGCCACAGAGCAGAACGGCCTGGAGAAGACCTGGGCCTCCCAGCCCGGCATGATCCGCGTGTTCGGCACCGAGTCGGATGTGCAGAACCACAGCGTGCGCGCCAAGACTGTGGCGCTGTACAAGCTCTACTCAGACGACGCCATGGTCGTCACCCCGCCCAATGCCACCGGCACCGCCAACGGCATGGCGCTGAATACGGTGAAGTCCGCCATCAACACGGATGTCGGCGATCTCGCCACCTGGCAGACCGTGCCCGGCCTGTATGTGGACATGAATGAGCCCGCCGCCGTCATGGCCCCTGGGGCGGACCGCGTGCAGACCGTCTTCCCCATCAGCGATCCCCGCGCCGTCTTCGCCCGCAACGGCGGGCTGCCCGTGGATGGCTACAAGGTGGATGGCAACGCCGTGCCCGGCACCGTGGCCCCCACAAGTGTGGATGATGTGAGCACCCGCCTGCCCATGCCGGTGAAGTGGATGTATGTGCTGGCAGATGGCCACGTGCTCGTGCCCACGGGCGGGAACAAGGAGGACGGCCTCACCTTTGGCGGCAACGGCGCGGTCGCTCCCACCAGGCAGAACCCCATCGTCGGGCGCGTCGCTTTCTGGACGGATGATGAGAGCACCAAGATCAATGTGAACACCGCCACCGAGGGCTCAGCATGGGATGTGCCCCGCTTCTTCAATGGCACCACGGCCCGGTTTGCCCGCTACCAGCCGGCGCAGAATGAATACTCCCGCTACCCCGGGCATCCTGCGCAGACGGCGCTCAGCCCCGTGTTCCAGGCGTTTGGCCAGCAGCTCGTGGTCAGCCCCGCGCTGAGTGACACGCAGCTCGCCACCGTGCTGCAGCGCTACCACCAGATCAGCCCGCGCGTGCCCTGGGGCGGCAGCTATGGCGGGACGAAGATGCCCTCCGTCGTGCTCGTGCCGGACAAGGACGACCGCCTCTACACCACGCTGGATGAGCTCGTTTTCAACCGGAACCGCGGCATGCAGGATCCCGCGCTCACGCAGCAGGACATGGCCACCGCGCGGTTTTTCCTCACACCCCACAGCCGCGCCCCGGAGCTGAATCTCTTCAACCAGCCGCGTGTCATGCTCTGGCCCATCTCTGCCGAGCCGACTGAGCGCAACGCGAAGGACAAGCTCCTTGCCTTCGTCGGCACCGGCGGTGGCAAGCCGTGGTACTTCACCCGGCTGAAGAACTTCAAGACCGTGGATGATGCCGGCACGGGGCAGAAGATCCGCGGGGATCTGGACCTGGACAGCTCCTCCGTCACCGGTGCCCTGGCGCGGAACCGCCAGCTCTATGAGAACCACCTCGTCCCTCTCACCGGCGGCACCGGCGGCGGCGGGCAGGCGCGGGACATCCCCGGCTTCGGAGGGAACTTTGCGGCCAAGTACACCGTGCCCCGTCGCAACCAGATCCTCACAGAGATGGTGGACTTCATGCGCTGGTCTGTGAACAGCTACAGCACCGGGCTGGCCCCCACCTACACCTACCTGCCGCCGCGCGTGGGCGACCGCCGGGGCGAGTCCTCCGCCGTGCCGCTGGTTCCAGGAAATGATACCAAGGGCTTCGGCCGCTTCAACACCCTCTCAGAGGTCGCCCTCGTCTTCATGGCGACGAACAAGAACCCAGACACGGGCGCGACGACGCGCATGCAGGCCTTCCTGGCGCTGGAGCCGTTCAACCCCACGTCCGGCGCGCCGGGTGCGACGTCGAACATGCGCTACCGCATCACCGGGCTCAATACCCTGGGGGTGAACGGGCGCTCCATGGCCTTCCCCGCCGTGGACACCATCCGCTGCAACACCGCTGCCGGCTATCTGGACTCCGCCGGGGCCACGGCGTTCTCCGGCTTTGCCTCCCAGTTCAAGAAGGCCAATCTCAGCTCCACCGCGGCCGACCAGTTCGCCACCGCCACGCGCCAGATGGCGCGGAACAACGAGGACAACAACTTCCCCTTCTACAGCGGCTTCGTCACCACCGGCACGGCCACGGAGTTCAACTTTGACGGCGGCAGCTTCACCATTGAGATCCTGAGTGGTTTCCCGAAACCCGAGGAGGCCGAGGTCATCCAGACCCTGCACATCACCTTCCCGCCCGCCACGCTCAAGGTGCCCCGCCTGGTGAATGAGGACTTCAACAACCTCACCAAGCGCACCCAGGGTGACGCGAACAGCTTTGTGAAGACGCTCATCCAGGATGGCGACATCACCCGCAGTGTGGAGATCGATGTGAACGGCCCGACCAGAGGGGACCTGCGCATTCTCTCCGCCATGCGGGACGTGCCCGCCACCTGGTACACCCCGCACCCGCGCTATGCGGACAAGGAGGTGGAGCGCCTGCACTTCCTGCGCCAGGGCAACCAGATGGTGTACGGCCAGTTCGGCCCCGGGGACTCTGCGAGCGGTCCGCTGGGCCTCTCCCGCTCGGATCTGCGCGCGGCCACTGTGAACACCGCCGGCACCCTGGTGAAGGGCGTCTGGTATGGGCGCGACTCCATCCCTGCGGTCATGCGCGGGCAGGACGGCGTGTCCAACTCCCTCGGCCGCCCCGGGGACTTCGACAACGGCGCCGGCCGCGTGGAGGACGGCCCCTACATCAACAAGGCGGATGAGAACAACGTGGTGACCAACAGCCAGGCGGAGGACGGTGACCTCGGTTACTTCAGCCGGCACGGTTTCGGCGTGGAGAACGGGCTGAGTTTCAGCCCGAACCGCCAGATCACCTCTGCCGTGGCCTTCGGCTCGCTGTCCTCCGGCATCTATGGCAGCCAGGCCACCCCGTCCCATCCGCACCAGCCCTGGCAGACCCTCCTCTTCTGCCCCAATCCCGCCTCCCGGTCCACCCCCGCGGGTCAGGAGCCAACTGAGCTGGATCACGAGGGCTTCAAGGGCCCGCGGGACCACCTCTGGCTGGACCTCTTCTGGATGCCCGTGGTGGAGCCCTACGCCATCAGCGAGTCCTTTGCCACCGCCGGCAAGGTCAACATGAACACCCAGATGCTGCCCTTCCGCCACATCGAGCGCCACACCGGGCTCCATGCCGTGCTCAAGCCCGTGCAGCTCAGCGCTATTTCACCGAACTCCGTGGGCGGCACCACCCCCAACGGGTACAACAGCGCCGGCGGCACGAACTACAAGGAGGGCGCCATGCACCGCTACGAGCTCTACTATGATGTGAACCGCGCCGAGACGTTGAAGGGCTTCACGAAGCGGTTCGACACCGGCGACATCTTCCGCTCCGCCTCGGAGATCTGCGAGATTTTCCTCGTACCCCAGCGGCGCAGCGGCGTGACCTACAACACGGACGCCGCCCCGCCCCCCACCACCTATGAGGACATGGTGAGCTGGTGGAACGGCGCTCTGAATGCGGCAGATGCCTTTGAGCCCACCGGGGACAACAGCCGCGAGGCCCCGTACAACCAGCTCTACCCGCGCCTCACCACCCGGTCGAACACCTTCACCGTCCACTTCCGCGTGGAGACGCTGCAAAAGGCCCGCAGCACCCGGGTGGACCGCTGGGTGGAGGGGGCAGACCTCCCCACCTCCAGCCACCGCGGCTCCGCCACGCTGGAGCGTTACCTCGATCCCCAGGACCCGGAGCTGGCCGAGCTCACGAACAGCACCCCCAGCCACAGCCAGAGCTGGGACCGCTACTACCGCTTCCGCATCATCGAACGCAAGACCTTTGCCCCATGA
- the vccB gene encoding Verru_Chthon cassette protein B: MTPRPPAAIVTASTRPARGFSLPEVALAMGIAATALLTLISLLPFGLDTLRDSSNKQAEARILQTVMDRYQTGVWLDESATGGSRSVQMQDCTLFFDQTGAEVASATGVDCNYAVQVKVGTEPSLQGDNEANPYLRQLRVRVTDRLSNYTQSLADGSGKYRERSVWIALLEQTGPLTGAAAVSSL, encoded by the coding sequence ATGACCCCCCGCCCCCCTGCCGCCATCGTCACTGCATCCACCCGCCCCGCGCGGGGCTTCTCCCTGCCGGAGGTGGCCCTCGCCATGGGCATCGCCGCCACCGCCCTGCTCACGCTCATCTCCCTGCTGCCCTTTGGCCTGGACACCCTGCGTGACTCCAGCAACAAGCAGGCAGAGGCCCGCATCCTGCAGACCGTGATGGACCGCTACCAGACCGGCGTCTGGCTGGATGAGTCCGCCACCGGCGGCAGCCGCAGCGTGCAGATGCAGGACTGCACCCTCTTCTTCGACCAGACCGGGGCCGAAGTGGCCTCTGCCACCGGGGTGGACTGCAACTACGCCGTGCAGGTGAAGGTGGGCACAGAGCCCTCCCTCCAGGGTGACAACGAGGCCAACCCCTACCTGCGCCAGCTCCGCGTGCGCGTGACGGACCGCCTGAGCAACTACACGCAGTCCCTCGCGGATGGTTCTGGGAAATACCGGGAGCGCAGCGTGTGGATCGCCCTGCTTGAACAAACCGGCCCGCTGACGGGGGCTGCCGCCGTCTCCTCCCTGTGA
- the vccC gene encoding Verru_Chthon cassette protein C, translated as MNARLQKPSPSCSSAFTLVEVLVSVSVLAVMMTIMADLMVRTQDTISRASAHATEFQEARRVLDGISSALSQSTMDAVWAYRRSAQDASSPTGYERTSDHHFILGPSSELLTRGAEAGQAVFFQAPLGRTEDADRRRLHDLVNCCGFYIQYDTDLPNRPDFLQKGPPAVVNPERYRFRLMQYVQPAEGSILYGDTTRFGLNKLTSRTQALRWYQQDIGVNSRPLADNILALVLTPHATQTDGGRTTVVPDPQYRYDSRDFQWNGLNATNKSRRHQLPVMVGITLLAADETSYEALVHKLGEKPAGEAVRAVLAGKFVRYAQLKDDIAAVQQGLSALPLHHKALSSSVTLRGSKWISQDEL; from the coding sequence GTGAACGCCCGATTGCAAAAGCCCTCCCCATCGTGTTCCTCCGCCTTCACCCTGGTGGAGGTGCTGGTGTCCGTGTCCGTCCTGGCGGTGATGATGACCATCATGGCGGACCTCATGGTGCGCACGCAGGACACCATCAGCCGTGCCAGCGCCCATGCCACGGAGTTTCAGGAAGCACGCCGCGTGCTGGACGGCATCAGCAGCGCCCTCTCCCAGTCCACCATGGACGCCGTCTGGGCCTACCGCCGCTCCGCGCAGGACGCCTCCTCCCCCACGGGCTATGAGCGCACCTCAGACCACCACTTCATTCTGGGGCCGTCCAGTGAGCTCCTCACCCGCGGTGCGGAGGCCGGGCAGGCCGTCTTCTTCCAGGCCCCGCTGGGCCGTACGGAGGACGCCGACCGCCGCCGCCTGCATGATCTGGTGAACTGCTGCGGCTTCTACATCCAGTATGACACTGACCTGCCCAACCGGCCCGACTTCCTCCAGAAAGGCCCGCCTGCGGTGGTCAACCCGGAGCGCTACCGCTTCCGCCTCATGCAATACGTGCAGCCGGCGGAGGGCAGCATCCTCTACGGTGACACCACCAGGTTCGGCCTGAACAAGCTCACCAGCCGCACCCAGGCCCTGCGCTGGTACCAGCAGGATATAGGAGTTAACTCCCGTCCGCTGGCGGACAACATCCTGGCCCTGGTGCTCACCCCCCATGCCACGCAGACAGACGGCGGCCGCACCACCGTGGTGCCGGACCCCCAGTACCGCTATGACAGCCGCGACTTCCAGTGGAACGGCCTGAACGCCACCAACAAATCCCGCCGCCACCAGCTCCCTGTGATGGTCGGCATCACCCTCCTCGCCGCAGATGAGACCAGCTATGAGGCGCTCGTGCACAAGCTGGGCGAGAAACCCGCCGGGGAGGCCGTGCGCGCCGTGCTGGCGGGCAAGTTCGTCCGGTACGCCCAGCTCAAGGACGACATCGCCGCCGTGCAGCAGGGGCTGAGCGCCCTGCCGCTCCATCACAAGGCGCTCAGCAGCAGCGTCACCCTGCGTGGCTCCAAATGGATCTCTCAAGATGAGCTGTAA
- the vccD gene encoding Verru_Chthon cassette protein D: protein MKRPLHSTAAGFTLVEMLVVVALLSLLVTMAAMSVPAALGSQRLSGAARQLSADLNQASLLARKEDKLVEMRFYELLPTTRQGTLGYRAYQIGLVTGWASDGKPQVTFSSELQRLPDDVLLMPDARYNTLQSQAVHTDGTAGGEQNVSYVSYFLHVNGSTTLPPGQPAVITLVRESPQGVPSGLPDDFRSVVIDPGTHQTRVF, encoded by the coding sequence GTGAAGCGCCCCCTCCATTCCACTGCCGCCGGGTTCACCCTGGTGGAGATGCTCGTCGTCGTGGCCCTGCTCAGCCTGCTGGTCACCATGGCCGCCATGTCTGTGCCCGCCGCCCTGGGCAGCCAGCGTCTCTCCGGCGCCGCCCGCCAGCTTTCCGCCGATCTCAACCAGGCCAGCCTCCTGGCGCGGAAGGAGGACAAGCTCGTGGAGATGCGCTTCTATGAACTGCTGCCCACCACCCGCCAGGGCACTCTGGGCTACCGCGCCTACCAGATCGGGCTCGTCACCGGCTGGGCCTCTGATGGCAAGCCCCAGGTCACCTTCTCCAGCGAGCTCCAGCGCCTGCCGGATGACGTGCTCCTCATGCCGGATGCCAGGTACAACACCCTCCAGAGCCAGGCCGTCCACACAGATGGCACCGCCGGCGGGGAGCAGAACGTGAGCTACGTGAGTTATTTCCTCCACGTCAACGGCAGCACCACCCTCCCGCCCGGCCAGCCCGCCGTGATCACCCTCGTGCGTGAGTCCCCCCAAGGTGTGCCCTCCGGTCTGCCGGATGATTTCCGCTCCGTGGTGATCGATCCCGGGACGCATCAGACGCGAGTCTTTTAA